The following are encoded in a window of Thamnophis elegans isolate rThaEle1 chromosome 14, rThaEle1.pri, whole genome shotgun sequence genomic DNA:
- the TMEM184A gene encoding transmembrane protein 184A isoform X4, giving the protein MMNTTIHANWSSPAPEKLLTSGMVATSFHLFSPPMVSGHLTVEDGSQLRADQNHSQETQSLFLTTSTAKAISGLFVWTALILTFHQIFLHLKNYTIPNEQRYIIRILFIVPIYAFDSWLSLLLIGSHQYYVYFNSVRDCYEAFVIYSFLSLCFEYLGGESTIMAEIRGKPIVSSCLYGTCCLRGISYSIGFLRFCKQATLQFCIIKPVMAILTIVLQAFGKYHDGDFNIHSGYLYITIIYNFSVSLALYALFLFYFATMDLLRPFEPVLKFLTIKAVIFLSFWQGMLLAILEKCGVIPEVQIIDGKVVGAGTVAAGYQNFIICIEMLFASIALRHAFTCQVYREKKESATAGLAPLQSISSGLKETMSPQDIVQDAIHNFSPTYQQYTQQSMQETEGGLGQNGHTSPPAEASQSKKTKSLEKRMLIVSDDEL; this is encoded by the exons ATGATGAACACCACGATACACGCCAACTGGTCTTCTCCCGCCCCGGAAAAGCTCCTGACCTCCGGCATGGTGGCTACCTCGTTCCATTTATTCTCTCCGCCGATGGTCTCCGGCCATTTAACCGTGGAGGACGGTTCCCAGCTAAGGGCTGATCAGAACCACTCCCAGGAGACGCAGTCCCTCTTTTTGACCACATCCACGGCAAAAGCCATCTCGGGACTCTTCGTCTGGACGGCCCTGATCCTTACTTTCCACCAG atcttcctgcacctgaaaaattaCACCATTCCCAACGAGCAGCGTTACATCATCCGGATTCTCTTCATCGTCCCCATTTATGCCTTCGATTCCTGGCTTAGCCTCCTGCTCATTGGCAGCCATCAGTACTATGTTTACTTCAACTCGGTGCGCGATTGCTACGAAG cattTGTGATTTACAGCTTCCTGAGCCTctgctttgaataccttggagGAGAAAGTACCATCATGGCGGAAATCCGAGGGAAGCCCATTGT TTCTAGTTGTCTCTACGGGACTTGCTGTCTACGAGGGATCTCTTACTCCATTGGGTTTCTTCGGTTCTGCAAGCAG GCCACCCTGCAGTTCTGCATCATCAAACCGGTCATGGCCATCCTCACCATCGTTCTCCAAGCGTTTGGGAAGTACCACGACGGCGATTTCAA CATCCACAGTGGCTACCTCTACATCACCATCATCTACAACTTCTCGGTCAGCCTGGCCCTCTACGccctcttcctcttctacttCGCCACCATGGATCTCCTGAGGCCTTTTGAGCCAGTCCTGAAGTTTCTCACCATCAAGGCGgtcatcttcctctccttttggCAAG GGATGCTCCTGGCTATCTTGGAGAAATGTGGGGTCATCCCAGAAGTTCAGATCATTGACGGGAAGGTGGTGGGAGCTGGCACTGTCGCGGCTGGCTACCAGAACTTCATCATCTGTATTGAAATGCTGTTCGCTTCCATTGCTCTCCGTCACGCTTTTACCTGCCAGGTGTAccgagagaaaaaggaaagcgcCACAG CAGGCCTGGCCCCATTGCAAAGCATTTCCAGCGGGCTGAAGGAAACGATGAGCCCTCAAGATATCGTCCAAGACGCCATCCACAATTTCTCCCCAACCTACCAACAATACACGCAGCAATCCATGCAGGAGACGGAAGGGGGGCTCGGACAGAACGGCCACACGAGTCCTCCAGCGGAGGCCTCGCAGAGCAAGAAGACGAAGAGTCTTGAGAAACGGATGCTCATCGTTTCCGATGATGAGCTGTGA
- the MAFK gene encoding transcription factor MafK isoform X2, giving the protein MTTNPKPNKTFKVKEESGENAPVLSDDELVSMSVRELNQHLRGLTKEEVIRLKQRRRTLKNRGYAASCRIKRVTQKEELERQRVELQQEVEKLARENSSMKLELDALRSKYEALQTFARTVARGPITPTKVAATSVITIVKSAEISSSSVPFSAAS; this is encoded by the exons ATGACGACTAatccaaaaccaaacaaaacatTTAAG GTCAAGGAGGAGTCAGGAGAAAACGCCCCGGTGCTGAGCGACGATGAACTCGTGTCGATGTCCGTGCGGGAGTTGAACCAACACTTGCGAGGTCTCACCAAAGAGGAGGTGATTCGCTTGAAGCAACGGCGGCGGACACTCAAGAACCGGGGCTACGCGGCCAGCTGCCGGATCAAGCGGGTGACCCAGAAGGAGGAACTGGAGAGGCAGCGGGTGGAGCTCCAGCAGGAGGTGGAGAAGCTGGCGCGGGAGAACAGCAGCATGAAACTGGAGCTGGACGCCTTGCGCTCCAAGTACGAAGCCCTGCAGACCTTCGCCCGCACCGTGGCCCGCGGCCCCATCACCCCTACCAAAGTGGCTGCCACCAGCGTCATCACCATCGTCAAGTCCGCCGAAATCTCCTCCAGCTCCGTGCCGTTTTCGGCAGCGTCCTAA
- the MAFK gene encoding transcription factor MafK isoform X1 produces MRAGEDSCKGMNKSLGKDLQVQVAISEQFCPGDCIQVMTTNPKPNKTFKVKEESGENAPVLSDDELVSMSVRELNQHLRGLTKEEVIRLKQRRRTLKNRGYAASCRIKRVTQKEELERQRVELQQEVEKLARENSSMKLELDALRSKYEALQTFARTVARGPITPTKVAATSVITIVKSAEISSSSVPFSAAS; encoded by the exons ATGAGGGCAGGAGAGGACAGCTGTAAAGGAATGAACAAGAGCTTGGGAAAAGATTTGCAAGTCCAAG TTGCAATTTCTGAACAATTCTGTCCAGGTGACTGTATCCAGGTTATGACGACTAatccaaaaccaaacaaaacatTTAAG GTCAAGGAGGAGTCAGGAGAAAACGCCCCGGTGCTGAGCGACGATGAACTCGTGTCGATGTCCGTGCGGGAGTTGAACCAACACTTGCGAGGTCTCACCAAAGAGGAGGTGATTCGCTTGAAGCAACGGCGGCGGACACTCAAGAACCGGGGCTACGCGGCCAGCTGCCGGATCAAGCGGGTGACCCAGAAGGAGGAACTGGAGAGGCAGCGGGTGGAGCTCCAGCAGGAGGTGGAGAAGCTGGCGCGGGAGAACAGCAGCATGAAACTGGAGCTGGACGCCTTGCGCTCCAAGTACGAAGCCCTGCAGACCTTCGCCCGCACCGTGGCCCGCGGCCCCATCACCCCTACCAAAGTGGCTGCCACCAGCGTCATCACCATCGTCAAGTCCGCCGAAATCTCCTCCAGCTCCGTGCCGTTTTCGGCAGCGTCCTAA
- the TMEM184A gene encoding transmembrane protein 184A isoform X2 yields the protein MHAPQKFLPTLAQKARITSRIQEVLGLRPQLRPWMMNTTIHANWSSPAPEKLLTSGMVATSFHLFSPPMVSGHLTVEDGSQLRADQNHSQETQSLFLTTSTAKAISGLFVWTALILTFHQIFLHLKNYTIPNEQRYIIRILFIVPIYAFDSWLSLLLIGSHQYYVYFNSVRDCYEAFVIYSFLSLCFEYLGGESTIMAEIRGKPIVSSCLYGTCCLRGISYSIGFLRFCKQATLQFCIIKPVMAILTIVLQAFGKYHDGDFNIHSGYLYITIIYNFSVSLALYALFLFYFATMDLLRPFEPVLKFLTIKAVIFLSFWQGMLLAILEKCGVIPEVQIIDGKVVGAGTVAAGYQNFIICIEMLFASIALRHAFTCQVYREKKESATAGLAPLQSISSGLKETMSPQDIVQDAIHNFSPTYQQYTQQSMQETEGGLGQNGHTSPPAEASQSKKTKSLEKRMLIVSDDEL from the exons ATGCACGCTCCCCAGAAATTCCTCCCCACCTTGGCACAGAAGGCGCGAATAACGTCCaggatacaggaagtcctcggtTTACGGCCACAGCTGAGACCGTGG ATGATGAACACCACGATACACGCCAACTGGTCTTCTCCCGCCCCGGAAAAGCTCCTGACCTCCGGCATGGTGGCTACCTCGTTCCATTTATTCTCTCCGCCGATGGTCTCCGGCCATTTAACCGTGGAGGACGGTTCCCAGCTAAGGGCTGATCAGAACCACTCCCAGGAGACGCAGTCCCTCTTTTTGACCACATCCACGGCAAAAGCCATCTCGGGACTCTTCGTCTGGACGGCCCTGATCCTTACTTTCCACCAG atcttcctgcacctgaaaaattaCACCATTCCCAACGAGCAGCGTTACATCATCCGGATTCTCTTCATCGTCCCCATTTATGCCTTCGATTCCTGGCTTAGCCTCCTGCTCATTGGCAGCCATCAGTACTATGTTTACTTCAACTCGGTGCGCGATTGCTACGAAG cattTGTGATTTACAGCTTCCTGAGCCTctgctttgaataccttggagGAGAAAGTACCATCATGGCGGAAATCCGAGGGAAGCCCATTGT TTCTAGTTGTCTCTACGGGACTTGCTGTCTACGAGGGATCTCTTACTCCATTGGGTTTCTTCGGTTCTGCAAGCAG GCCACCCTGCAGTTCTGCATCATCAAACCGGTCATGGCCATCCTCACCATCGTTCTCCAAGCGTTTGGGAAGTACCACGACGGCGATTTCAA CATCCACAGTGGCTACCTCTACATCACCATCATCTACAACTTCTCGGTCAGCCTGGCCCTCTACGccctcttcctcttctacttCGCCACCATGGATCTCCTGAGGCCTTTTGAGCCAGTCCTGAAGTTTCTCACCATCAAGGCGgtcatcttcctctccttttggCAAG GGATGCTCCTGGCTATCTTGGAGAAATGTGGGGTCATCCCAGAAGTTCAGATCATTGACGGGAAGGTGGTGGGAGCTGGCACTGTCGCGGCTGGCTACCAGAACTTCATCATCTGTATTGAAATGCTGTTCGCTTCCATTGCTCTCCGTCACGCTTTTACCTGCCAGGTGTAccgagagaaaaaggaaagcgcCACAG CAGGCCTGGCCCCATTGCAAAGCATTTCCAGCGGGCTGAAGGAAACGATGAGCCCTCAAGATATCGTCCAAGACGCCATCCACAATTTCTCCCCAACCTACCAACAATACACGCAGCAATCCATGCAGGAGACGGAAGGGGGGCTCGGACAGAACGGCCACACGAGTCCTCCAGCGGAGGCCTCGCAGAGCAAGAAGACGAAGAGTCTTGAGAAACGGATGCTCATCGTTTCCGATGATGAGCTGTGA
- the TMEM184A gene encoding transmembrane protein 184A isoform X1, which translates to MHAPQKFLPTLAQKARITSRIQEVLGLRPQLRPWQMMNTTIHANWSSPAPEKLLTSGMVATSFHLFSPPMVSGHLTVEDGSQLRADQNHSQETQSLFLTTSTAKAISGLFVWTALILTFHQIFLHLKNYTIPNEQRYIIRILFIVPIYAFDSWLSLLLIGSHQYYVYFNSVRDCYEAFVIYSFLSLCFEYLGGESTIMAEIRGKPIVSSCLYGTCCLRGISYSIGFLRFCKQATLQFCIIKPVMAILTIVLQAFGKYHDGDFNIHSGYLYITIIYNFSVSLALYALFLFYFATMDLLRPFEPVLKFLTIKAVIFLSFWQGMLLAILEKCGVIPEVQIIDGKVVGAGTVAAGYQNFIICIEMLFASIALRHAFTCQVYREKKESATAGLAPLQSISSGLKETMSPQDIVQDAIHNFSPTYQQYTQQSMQETEGGLGQNGHTSPPAEASQSKKTKSLEKRMLIVSDDEL; encoded by the exons ATGCACGCTCCCCAGAAATTCCTCCCCACCTTGGCACAGAAGGCGCGAATAACGTCCaggatacaggaagtcctcggtTTACGGCCACAGCTGAGACCGTGG CAGATGATGAACACCACGATACACGCCAACTGGTCTTCTCCCGCCCCGGAAAAGCTCCTGACCTCCGGCATGGTGGCTACCTCGTTCCATTTATTCTCTCCGCCGATGGTCTCCGGCCATTTAACCGTGGAGGACGGTTCCCAGCTAAGGGCTGATCAGAACCACTCCCAGGAGACGCAGTCCCTCTTTTTGACCACATCCACGGCAAAAGCCATCTCGGGACTCTTCGTCTGGACGGCCCTGATCCTTACTTTCCACCAG atcttcctgcacctgaaaaattaCACCATTCCCAACGAGCAGCGTTACATCATCCGGATTCTCTTCATCGTCCCCATTTATGCCTTCGATTCCTGGCTTAGCCTCCTGCTCATTGGCAGCCATCAGTACTATGTTTACTTCAACTCGGTGCGCGATTGCTACGAAG cattTGTGATTTACAGCTTCCTGAGCCTctgctttgaataccttggagGAGAAAGTACCATCATGGCGGAAATCCGAGGGAAGCCCATTGT TTCTAGTTGTCTCTACGGGACTTGCTGTCTACGAGGGATCTCTTACTCCATTGGGTTTCTTCGGTTCTGCAAGCAG GCCACCCTGCAGTTCTGCATCATCAAACCGGTCATGGCCATCCTCACCATCGTTCTCCAAGCGTTTGGGAAGTACCACGACGGCGATTTCAA CATCCACAGTGGCTACCTCTACATCACCATCATCTACAACTTCTCGGTCAGCCTGGCCCTCTACGccctcttcctcttctacttCGCCACCATGGATCTCCTGAGGCCTTTTGAGCCAGTCCTGAAGTTTCTCACCATCAAGGCGgtcatcttcctctccttttggCAAG GGATGCTCCTGGCTATCTTGGAGAAATGTGGGGTCATCCCAGAAGTTCAGATCATTGACGGGAAGGTGGTGGGAGCTGGCACTGTCGCGGCTGGCTACCAGAACTTCATCATCTGTATTGAAATGCTGTTCGCTTCCATTGCTCTCCGTCACGCTTTTACCTGCCAGGTGTAccgagagaaaaaggaaagcgcCACAG CAGGCCTGGCCCCATTGCAAAGCATTTCCAGCGGGCTGAAGGAAACGATGAGCCCTCAAGATATCGTCCAAGACGCCATCCACAATTTCTCCCCAACCTACCAACAATACACGCAGCAATCCATGCAGGAGACGGAAGGGGGGCTCGGACAGAACGGCCACACGAGTCCTCCAGCGGAGGCCTCGCAGAGCAAGAAGACGAAGAGTCTTGAGAAACGGATGCTCATCGTTTCCGATGATGAGCTGTGA
- the TMEM184A gene encoding transmembrane protein 184A isoform X3: protein MHAPQKFLPTLAQKARITSRIQEVLGLRPQLRPWQMMNTTIHANWSSPAPEKLLTSGMVATSFHLFSPPMVSGHLTVEDGSQLRADQNHSQETQSLFLTTSTAKAISGLFVWTALILTFHQIFLHLKNYTIPNEQRYIIRILFIVPIYAFDSWLSLLLIGSHQYYVYFNSVRDCYEAFVIYSFLSLCFEYLGGESTIMAEIRGKPIVSSCLYGTCCLRGISYSIGFLRFCKQATLQFCIIKPVMAILTIVLQAFGKYHDGDFNIHSGYLYITIIYNFSVSLALYALFLFYFATMDLLRPFEPVLKFLTIKAVIFLSFWQGMLLAILEKCGVIPEVQIIDGKVVGAGTVAAGYQNFIICIEMLFASIALRHAFTCQVYREKKESATGLAPLQSISSGLKETMSPQDIVQDAIHNFSPTYQQYTQQSMQETEGGLGQNGHTSPPAEASQSKKTKSLEKRMLIVSDDEL, encoded by the exons ATGCACGCTCCCCAGAAATTCCTCCCCACCTTGGCACAGAAGGCGCGAATAACGTCCaggatacaggaagtcctcggtTTACGGCCACAGCTGAGACCGTGG CAGATGATGAACACCACGATACACGCCAACTGGTCTTCTCCCGCCCCGGAAAAGCTCCTGACCTCCGGCATGGTGGCTACCTCGTTCCATTTATTCTCTCCGCCGATGGTCTCCGGCCATTTAACCGTGGAGGACGGTTCCCAGCTAAGGGCTGATCAGAACCACTCCCAGGAGACGCAGTCCCTCTTTTTGACCACATCCACGGCAAAAGCCATCTCGGGACTCTTCGTCTGGACGGCCCTGATCCTTACTTTCCACCAG atcttcctgcacctgaaaaattaCACCATTCCCAACGAGCAGCGTTACATCATCCGGATTCTCTTCATCGTCCCCATTTATGCCTTCGATTCCTGGCTTAGCCTCCTGCTCATTGGCAGCCATCAGTACTATGTTTACTTCAACTCGGTGCGCGATTGCTACGAAG cattTGTGATTTACAGCTTCCTGAGCCTctgctttgaataccttggagGAGAAAGTACCATCATGGCGGAAATCCGAGGGAAGCCCATTGT TTCTAGTTGTCTCTACGGGACTTGCTGTCTACGAGGGATCTCTTACTCCATTGGGTTTCTTCGGTTCTGCAAGCAG GCCACCCTGCAGTTCTGCATCATCAAACCGGTCATGGCCATCCTCACCATCGTTCTCCAAGCGTTTGGGAAGTACCACGACGGCGATTTCAA CATCCACAGTGGCTACCTCTACATCACCATCATCTACAACTTCTCGGTCAGCCTGGCCCTCTACGccctcttcctcttctacttCGCCACCATGGATCTCCTGAGGCCTTTTGAGCCAGTCCTGAAGTTTCTCACCATCAAGGCGgtcatcttcctctccttttggCAAG GGATGCTCCTGGCTATCTTGGAGAAATGTGGGGTCATCCCAGAAGTTCAGATCATTGACGGGAAGGTGGTGGGAGCTGGCACTGTCGCGGCTGGCTACCAGAACTTCATCATCTGTATTGAAATGCTGTTCGCTTCCATTGCTCTCCGTCACGCTTTTACCTGCCAGGTGTAccgagagaaaaaggaaagcgcCACAG GCCTGGCCCCATTGCAAAGCATTTCCAGCGGGCTGAAGGAAACGATGAGCCCTCAAGATATCGTCCAAGACGCCATCCACAATTTCTCCCCAACCTACCAACAATACACGCAGCAATCCATGCAGGAGACGGAAGGGGGGCTCGGACAGAACGGCCACACGAGTCCTCCAGCGGAGGCCTCGCAGAGCAAGAAGACGAAGAGTCTTGAGAAACGGATGCTCATCGTTTCCGATGATGAGCTGTGA